A stretch of Eleutherodactylus coqui strain aEleCoq1 chromosome 2, aEleCoq1.hap1, whole genome shotgun sequence DNA encodes these proteins:
- the LOC136609938 gene encoding protocadherin gamma-B1-like, with the protein MTNTTRGKPWIQRYQVFSIIVFFISDIYGQLQYSVLEEMKQGSVIGNVAKDLGLNVKELADRKFQLISKTKVKYFHVNLDNGDLFVSERIDRETLCGTKLNCFINIEAVIENPLNFYTITIEIQDVNDNAPIFSKKHFDLEISEVTLPGARFALGNAQDPDLGTNSIESYTLSGNKNFGLGEKITTDGIKYPEIILEKSLDREKQSFYELILTALDGGNPQKSSTATIRVIVQDFNDNLPMFNQDIYLIRLHENAAIGSLVIRLLATDEDEGSNAEITYSFNHISDNARQLFAIDSLNGDIKVSGHLDYETSDIYEMTVEAKDGGGHVTHCKVSIQVIDVNDNAPDITITSLLASIPEDSPAGTVIALLNVHDLDSGMNSEVVCHISDTLSFQLIPSSSSYYKLVTAGIMDRERNPSYNVTIQCMDSGSPPLSTNKTFHLNISDVNDNAPVFEKMNYILYIGENNQPGTSIYTVHASDSDCEENGKITYSILNSNVEEIPVSSYISINSMTGILYAQRSFDYEQLREFQFQVMAKDSGSPPLSSNVTVRICIIDKNDNAPKILYPSPDTEGSALFEFIPHSAEKGYLVTKVIAVDADSGHNAWLSYHLIQAPDPTIFTIGLFTGEIRIGRDLPDKDTLRQKIVVLVKDNGVPSLSCTVSVHLVVAENFQEIVPEIKRQPNVLHTSSNVTFYLVVSIGFISILFVATVLITIVLKCRKSNSPTTYGAYSRNAYPQFTLGCPSEISDTSLPFPFSYDVCVTMDSKQNEIAYLKPVQNVPTENLIDTDESTAVNDSSNNDPNTRNLTQV; encoded by the coding sequence ATGACTAATACAACAAGAGGAAAACCGTGGATCCAGCGATATCAGGTATTTAGTATTATTGTCTTCTTTATCAGTGATATCTATGGCCAGTTACAGTATTCAGTACTTGAAGAAATGAAGCAAGGATCTGTGATTGGGAATGTGGCAAAAGATCTTGGACTAAATGTAAAGGAATTAGCAGATAGAAAATTCCAGCTTATTTCAAAGACAAAAGTAAAGTATTTTCATGTTAATTTGGACAATGGAGACTTATTTGTATCAGAGAGAATTGATAGAGAAACCTTATGTGGAACAAAACTAAACTGCTTTATAAACATAGAAGCTGTGATTGAAAATCCTTTGAATTTTTACACAATCACCATTGAAATCCAGGATGTGAATGATAATGCACCGATATTTTCAAAGAAGCATTTTGACTTAGAAATCAGTGAAGTGACATTACCTGGCGCCCGCTTTGCTTTAGGGAATGCGCAAGATCCTGATTTAGGCACCAACTCTATAGAAAGTTATACTTTAAGTGGCAACAAAAACTTTGGCCTTGGGGAGAAAATAACAACAGATGGAATTAAATACCCAGAAATTATACTAGAAAAATCACTGGACAGAGAGAAACAAAGCTTCTATGAGTTAATATTAACAGCTTTGGATGGAGGTAACCCACAGAAATCAAGCACTGCTACAATTAGAGTTATTGTGCAAGATTTTAATGACAATTTACCAATGTTTAATCAAGATATATATCTAATAAGATTACATGAAAATGCAGCTATTGGATCTCTTGTAATTCGATTATTGGCAACTGATGAAGATGAAGGCTCTAATGCTGAAATAACTTATTCTTTTAATCATATTTCTGACAATGCAAGACAATTATTTGCTATAGATTCATTAAATGGAGACATCAAAGTATCAGGACATTTGGATTATGAAACATCAGATATCTATGAAATGACTGTGGAGGCCAAAGATGGTGGAGGTCATGTGACACATTGCAAGGTGTCGATACAAGTAATTGATGTCAATGACAATGCCCCGGATATAACTATCACATCTCTCTTAGCATCAATTCCAGAAGATTCTCCAGCAGGAACTGTTATAGCATTACTGAATGTCCATGACTTGGACTCTGGGATGAATAGTGAAGTTGTTTGTCATATCTCAGACACTTTGAGTTTTCAGCTAATTCCATCCTCCAGTAGTTATTATAAACTAGTAACTGCAGGTATCATGGACCGAGAAAGAAATCCCTCCTACAATGTGACAATACAGTGTATGGATAGCGGATCTCCTCCATTGTCTACCAACAAAACCTTTCACCTCAACATCTCAGATGTAAACGATAACGCTCCAGTTTTTGAGAAGATGAACTACATTCTGTATATTGGAGAAAATAATCAACCGGGTACATCAATATACACTGTCCATGCCTCAGACAGTGATTGTGAAGAAAATGGGAAAATTACTTACAGCATTCTAAACAGCAATGTAGAAGAAATTCCAGTGTCATCTTATATTTCCATCAACTCAATGACTGGAATTCTCTATGCCCAGAGATCATTTGACTATGAACAGCTGCGGGAATTCCAGTTCCAGGTGATGGCTAAAGACAGTGGATCTCCTCCTCTAAGCAGTAATGTCACAGTGAGGATATGTATCATTGATAAGAATGATAATGCTCCTAAGATCCTCTACCCATCACCAGACACTGAGGGATCGGCATTGTTTGAGTTTATTCCTCATTCTGCTGAGAAGGGTTACCTAGTCACCAAAGTGATTGCAGTGGACGCTGACTCTGGACACAACGCCTGGCTCTCCTATCACTTAATACAAGCTCCGGATCCAACAATATTCACCATTGGTCTATTTACTGGTGAGATCAGGATTGGAAGAGATCTTCCAGATAAAGATACCTTAAGACAAAAGATTGTGGTTCTGGTGAAGGATAATGGAGTCCCATCTTTGTCATGTACCGTTTCAGTTCATTTAGTTGTGGCTGAAAACTTTCAAGAGATTGTACCTGAGATAAAGCGACAACCCAATGTGTTACATACTTCTTCCAATGTAACATTCTATCTGGTTGTATCCATTGGTTTTATTTCAATTCTTTTTGTAGCAACAGTGTTGATTACCATAGTTTTGAAATGCAggaaatctaattctccaacaaCCTATGGAGCATATAGCAGAAATGCCTATCCTCAGTTCACCCTGGGATGTCCTTCTGagatcagtgatacaagtttaccTTTCCCATTCTCATATGATGTTTGTGTGACTATGGACTCAAAGCAGAATGAAATTGCTTATCTGAAACCAGTACAGAACGTCCCTACAGAGAATCTCATAGACACCGATGAATCTACAGCTGTGAATGATTCATCCAACAATGATCCAAATACCAGAAATTTAACACAGGTATGA
- the LOC136609940 gene encoding protocadherin gamma-B1-like has protein sequence MINTARHRGQQWEQIYQVFCLIFVFVSDIYGQLQYTVLEEMKQGSVIGNVAKDLGLNVKELADRKFQLISQTNRQYFNVNLENGDLLVSDRIDRETLCEIKPNCFINLEAVIENPLNFYTITIEIQDVNDNAPIFSKKHFDLEISELTLPGARFALGNAQDPDLGTNSVQSYTLSGNENFGLGEKITTDGIEYPEIILEKSLDREKQSFYELILTALDGGNPQKSSTATVKIIVQDVNDNLPMFSQNRYQIRLHENAAIGSLVIQLNATDEDEGSNAQITYSFSHISDNARRLFTIDSANGDIKVSGNLDYEMSDTYEMTVEAKDGGGHVARCKVSVQVIDVNDNAPEITMKSISPSIPEDSPAGTVIALLNVRDSDSGVNSEVVCHISDTLAFQLIPSSSSYYKLVTAGNMDRERNPSYNVTIQCMDSGSPPLSTNKTFHLNISDVNDNAPVFEKMNYILYIGENNQPGTSIYTVHASDSDWDENGKITYSILNSNVEEIPVPSYISINSISGVIYAQRSFDYEQLREFQFQVMAKDSGSPPLSSNVTVRICIIDKNDNAPKILYPSPDTEGLALFEFIPHSAEKGYLVTKVIAVDADSGHNAWLSYHLLQVPDPSLFIIGLYTGEIKIGRDLQDMDSLRQKIVVLVKDNGVPSLSCTVSVHLVVAENFQEIVPEIKRQPNVLHTSSNVTFYLVVSIGFISILFVATVLITIVLKCRKSNTPTTYGAYSRNVYPQFTLGCPSEISDTSLPFPFSYDVCVTMDSKQNEIAYLKPVQNVPTENLIDTDESTAVNEFSNNDLNTSNIAQV, from the coding sequence ATGATTAATACAGCGAGACACAGAGGACAACAGTGGGAACAGATCTATCAGGTATTTTGCCTTATTTTCGTCTTTGTTAGTGATATCTATGGCCAACTACAATATACAGTACTTGAAGAAATGAAGCAGGGATCTGTAATTGGGAATGTGGCAAAGGATCTTGGATTAAATGTAAAGGAATTGGCAGATAGAAAATTCCAACTTATCTCTCAGACAAATAGACAATATTTCAATGTTAATTTGGAAAATGGAGACTTATTGGTATCAGACAGAATTGATAGAGAAACATTATGTGAAATTAAACCAAATTGCTTTATAAACCTAGAAGCTGTGATTGAAAATCCTTTGAATTTTTACACAATCACCATTGAAATCCAGGATGTGAATGATAATGCACCGATATTTTCAAAGAAGCATTTTGATTTAGAGATTAGTGAATTGACATTACCTGGTGCCCGCTTTGCCTTGGGGAATGCGCAAGATCCAGATTTAGGCACCAACTCTGTACAAAGTTATACATTGAGTGGAAATGAAAATTTTGGCCTTGGAGAAAAAATAACAACAGATGGAATTGAATACCCAGAAATTATACTAGAAAAATCACTGGACAGAGAGAAACAAAGCTTCTATGAGTTAATATTAACAGCTTTGGATGGAGGTAACCCACAGAAATCAAGCACTGCTACAGTGAAGATTATTGTCCAAGATGTTAATGACAACCTGCCAATGTTTAGTCAAAATAGATATCAAATAAGATTACATGAAAATGCAGCTATTGGATCTCTTGTAATTCAGTTAAATGCAACTGATGAAGATGAAGGCTCTAATGCTCAAATAACTTATTCTTTCAGTCATATTTCTGATAATGCACGCCGATTATTTACTATAGACTCAGCAAATGGAGACATCAAAGTATCAGGCAATTTGGACTATGAAATGTCAGATACCTATGAAATGACTGTAGAGGCCAAAGATGGTGGAGGTCATGTGGCACGTTGCAAGGTTTCAGTACAAGTAATTGATGTCAATGACAACGCTCCAGAAATAACGATGAAATCTATCTCACCATCAATTCCAGAAGATTCTCCAGCTGGAACTGTTATAGCATTACTAAATGTCCGGGACTCGGACTCTGGGGTGAATAGTGAAGTTGTTTGTCATATCTCAGACACTTTGGCTTTTCAGCTAATTCCATCCTCCAGTAGTTATTATAAACTAGTAACGGCAGGTAACATGGACCGAGAAAGAAATCCTTCCTACAATGTTACAATACAGTGTATGGATAGCGGATCTCCTCCATTGTCTACCAACAAAACCTTTCACCTCAACATCTCAGATGTGAATGACAATGCTCCGGTTTTTGAGAAGATGAACTACATTCTGTATATTGGAGAAAATAATCAACCAGGTACATCAATATACACTGTCCATGCCTCAGACAGTGATTGGGATGAAAATGGGAAAATTACTTACAGCATTCTAAACAGCAATGTAGAAGAAATTCCGGTGCCATCTTATATTTCCATTAATTCTATCAGTGGAGTAATTTATGCCCAGAGATCATTTGACTATGAACAGTTGCGGGAATTTCAGTTCCAGGTGATGGCTAAAGACAGTGGATCTCCTCCTCTAAGCAGTAATGTCACAGTGAGGATATGTATCATTGATAAGAATGATAATGCCCCTAAGATCCTCTACCCATCACCAGACACTGAGGGATTGGCATTATTTGAGTTTATTCCTCACTCTGCTGAGAAAGGTTATCTAGTCACCAAAGTGATTGCAGTGGACGCTGACTCTGGACACAACGCCTGGCTCTCCTATCACTTGCTACAAGTTCCTGATCCTTCATTATTCATCATCGGTCTATATACTGGTGAAATTAAAATCGGACGAGACCTTCAAGACATGGATTCGTTAAGACAAAAGATTGTGGTTCTGGTGAAGGATAATGGAGTCCCATCTTTGTCATGTACTGTTTCAGTTCATTTAGTTGTGGCTGAAAACTTTCAAGAGATTGTTCCAGAGATAAAGCGACAACCCAATGTGTTACATACTTCTTCCAATGTAACATTCTATCTGGTTGTATCCATAGGTTTTATTTCAATTCTTTTCGTAGCAACAGTGTTGATTACCATAGTTTTGAAATGCAGGAAATCTAACACTCCAACAACCTATGGAGCATACAGCAGAAATGTCTATCCTCAGTTCACCCTGGGATGTCCTTCTGagatcagtgatacaagtttaccTTTCCCATTCTCATATGATGTTTGTGTGACTATGGACTCAAAGCAGAATGAAATTGCGTATCTGAAACCAGTGCAGAACGTCCCTACAGAGAATCTCATAGACACTGATGAATCTACAGCTGTGAATGAATTCTCCAACAATGATCTGAATACCAGCAATATTGCACAGGTATGA
- the LOC136609941 gene encoding protocadherin gamma-B4-like: protein MINTARHRGQQWEQIYQVFCLIFFFVNDAYGQLQYTVLEEMKQGSVIGNVAKDLGLNVKELADRKFQLISQTNRQYFNVNLENGDLLLSERLDRETLCENKPNCFINIEAVIENPLNFYTITIEIQDVNDNAPIFSKNHFDLEISELTSPGARFALGNAQDPDLGTNSVQSYTLSGNGNFGLGEKTTTGGIKYPEIILEKSLDREKQSFYELILTALDGGNPQKSSTATVKIIVQDVNDNLPMFSQDTYHIRLQENAAIGSLVIQLNATDEDEGSNAQITYFFSHISDNARQLFTIDSANGDIKVLGNLDYEMSDTYEMTVEAKDGGGQVAHCNVAIQVIDVNDNAPEIAMKSISPSIPEDSPPGTVIALLNVRDSDSGMNSEVLCHISDTLAFQLIPSSSSYYKLVTAGTMDRERNPSYNVTIQCMDSGSPPLSTNKTFHLNISDVNDNAPDFEKMNYILYIGENNQPGTSIYTVHASDSDCEENGKITYSILNSNVEEIPVSSYISINSISGVIYAQRSFDYEQLREFQFQVMAKDSGSPPLSSNVTVRICIIDKNDNAPKILYPSPDTEGSALFEFIPHSAEKGYLVTKVIAVDADSGHNAWLSYHLLQVPDPTIFAIGLYTGEIRIGRDLPDKDTLRQKIVVLVKDNGVPSLSCTVSVHLVVAENFQEIVPEIKRQPNVLHTSSNVTFYLVVSIGFISILFVATVLITIVLKCRKSNTPTTYGAYSRNIYPQFTLGCPSEISDTSLPFPFSYDVCVTMDSKQNEIAYLKPMQNVPTENLIDTDESTAVNEFSNNDLNTSNIAQV from the coding sequence ATGATTAATACAGCGAGACACAGAGGACAACAGTGGGAGCAGATCTATCAGGTATTTTGCCTTATTTTCTTCTTTGTTAATGATGCCTATGGCCAACTACAATATACAGTACTTGAAGAAATGAAGCAGGGATCTGTAATTGGGAATGTGGCAAAGGATCTTGGATTAAATGTAAAGGAATTAGCAGATAGAAAATTCCAACTTATCTCACAGACAAATAGACAATATTTCAATGTTAATTTGGAAAATGGGGACTTATTGTTATCAGAGAGGCTTGACAGagaaacattatgtgaaaataaACCAAACTGCTTTATAAACATAGAAGCTGTGATTGAAAATCCTTTGAACTTTTACACAATCACCATTGAAATCCAGGATGTGAATGATAATGCACCGATATTTTCAAAGAATCATTTTGATTTAGAAATCAGTGAACTGACCTCTCCTGGTGCCCGCTTTGCTTTAGGAAATGCACAAGATCCAGATTTAGGCACCAACTCTGTACAAAGTTATACACTGAGTGGAAATGGAAATTTTGGCCTTGGAGAAAAAACTACAACAGGTGGAATTAAATACCCAGAAATTATACTAGAAAAATCACTGGACAGAGAGAAACAAAGCTTCTATGAGTTAATATTAACAGCTTTGGATGGAGGTAACCCCCAGAAATCAAGTACTGCTACAGTGAAGATCATTGTTCAAGACGTTAATGATAACCTGCCTATGTTTAGTCAAGATACATATCATATAAGGTTACAGGAAAATGCGGCTATTGGATCTCTTGTAATTCAGTTGAATGCAACTGATGAAGATGAAGGCTCTAATGCTCAAATAACTTATTTTTTTAGCCATATTTCTGATAATGCAAGACAATTATTTACGATAGACTCAGCAAATGGAGACATCAAAGTATTAGGCAATTTGGACTATGAAATGTCAGATACCTATGAAATGACTGTAGAGGCCAAAGATGGGGGAGGTCAAGTGGCACATTGCAACGTGGCAATACAAGTAATTGATGTCAATGATAATGCTCCAGAAATAGCGATGAAATCTATCTCACCATCAATTCCAGAGGATTCACCACCAGGAACTGTTATAGCATTACTGAATGTCCGTGACTCGGACTCTGGGATGAATAGTGAAGTTCTTTGTCATATCTCAGACACTTTGGCTTTTCAGCTAATTCCATCCTCCAGTAGTTATTATAAACTAGTAACTGCAGGTACCATGGACCGAGAAAGAAATCCTTCCTACAATGTTACAATACAGTGTATGGATAGCGGATCTCCTCCACTGTCTACCAACAAAACCTTTCACCTCAACATCTCAGATGTAAATGACAATGCTCCAGATTTTGAGAAGATGAACTACATTCTGTATATTGGAGAAAATAATCAACCAGGTACATCAATATACACTGTCCATGCCTCAGACAGTGATTGTGAAGAAAATGGGAAAATCACTTACAGCATTCTAAACAGCAATGTAGAAGAGATTCCAGTGTCATCTTATATTTCCATTAATTCTATAAGTGGAGTAATTTATGCCCAGAGATCATTTGACTATGAACAGTTGCGGGAATTCCAGTTCCAGGTGATGGCTAAAGACAGTGGATCTCCTCCTCTAAGCAGTAATGTCACAGTGAGGATATGTATCATTGATAAGAATGATAATGCCCCTAAGATCCTCTACCCATCACCAGACACTGAGGGGTCGGCATTATTTGAGTTTATTCCTCACTCTGCTGAGAAAGGTTATCTAGTCACCAAAGTGATTGCAGTGGACGCTGACTCTGGACACAACGCCTGGCTCTCCTATCACTTACTACAAGTTCCTGATCCAACAATATTCGCTATTGGTCTATATACTGGTGAGATCAGGATTGGAAGAGATCTTCCAGACAAAGATACCTTGAGACAAAAGATTGTGGTTCTGGTGAAGGATAATGGAGTCCCATCTTTGTCATGTACCGTTTCAGTTCATTTAGTTGTGGCTGAAAACTTTCAGGAGATTGTTCCAGAGATAAAGCGACAACCCAATGTGTTACATACTTCTTCCAATGTAACATTCTATCTGGTTGTATCCATTGGTTTTATTTCAATTCTTTTTGTAGCAACAGTGTTAATTACCATAGTTTTAAAATGCAGGAAATCTAACACTCCAACAACCTATGGAGCATACAGCAGAAATATATATCCTCAGTTCACGCTGGGATGCCCTTCTGagatcagtgatacaagtttaccTTTCCCATTCTcatatgatgtgtgtgtgactaTGGACTCAAAACAGAATGAAATCGCGTATCTGAAACCAATGCAGAACGTCCCTACAGAGAATCTCATAGACACTGATGAATCTACAGCTGTTAATGAATTCTCCAACAATGATCTGAATACCAGCAATATTGCACAGGTATGA